Genomic DNA from Bacteroidales bacterium:
TGCAATAAAAGAACTTCTTGGACATGCCAATTTAAGCGCAACACAAATCTATACTCATAGTTCTTTTGAAAAATTAAAGAAGGTATATAAACAAGCTCATCCACGAGCTTAAATTGATAAAGGAGGATTAAATATGAATGTAAAAATCCAATCGATCAAGTTCAATGCTGATAAGAAGCTGATCGACTTCATTAACCAAAAAGTTAATAAGCTTGAACGGTATTTTGATAACATTATTGACGCTGATGTATATCTACGAGCTGAAAATCCACAAGAGATAACAAATAAAATTGTGGAAATTAGGTTGAATGTTCCAGGAGCAGATCTGTTTGCTCATAAACAATGTACAACTTTTGAAGAAGCCATTGATGAATGCGTTGGGGCTCTAAAAATTCAAATTAAAAAGCATAAAGAGAAATTAAAGAAGTAACAACCTTAATTAACTGCAATATTACTAACAGTTTACCAAGCCTTTTTTCCTAGCATTGTTTTTTATAAAGACTCATTGAAAACTAGGAAAAAGGGCTTAATAATTTTATAAGAAAAAAAATATTGAATTTATTTTGCGTATAAATAAAATATATATACATTTGCCCTCCGATTTTGAGGGGTATATATGTCCTGAAAAGTTGAAGTTCTCTATAGATTGCCGATGTAGCTCAGTTGGCCAGAGCAGCTGATTTGTAATCAGCTGGTCGGGGGTTCGAATCCCTCCATCGGCTCTTGTTTTTTTTAAATTTCTTGTTGGGGAGATACCTAAGTGGCCAACAGGGGCAGACTGTAAATCTGCTGGCGTACGCCTTCGTAGGTTCGAATCCTGCTCTCCCCACAATTGGTTGTGTTTTGTTCGTTGAAATCTGCCTTTTGGCAAATAAAGTTGAAAGTAGAAATTGATTGCAAACTTGAATTGTTGTCTGTTAACTACCAACAGCTATAAACACTAAACTATCAACCGTTAAAGCGGGAGTAGCTCAGTCGGTAGAGCATCAGCCTTCCAAGCTGAGGGTCGCGGGTTCGAGTCTCGTCTCCCGCTCTAACTATAAGCCGATGTAGCTCAGTGGTAGAGCACTTCCTTGGTAAGGAAGGGGTCATGAGTTCAAATCTCATCATTGGCTCAAAACAATAAATGACGAATATCAAATTTTAAAAATTCTAATTGTAAATTAATATCTGGAGTTATGGCAAAAGAAAAATTTGATAGGTCGAAACCACACGTTAACGTCGGAACCATTGGTCACGTAGATCATGGTAAGACCACTCTTACTGCAGCTATTACTAAAATTCTTGCAGAGAAAGGACTTTCCGAGTATCGTTCATTCGATTCTATCGACAATGCTCCTGAAGAGAAGGAGAGAGGTATTACCATTAATACTGCACACGTTGAATATTCAACTGCAAATCGTCACTATGCTCACGTTGACTGTCCAGGTCACGCTGACTATGTAAAGAATATGGTTACTGGTGCTGCTCAGATGGACGGCGCAATTATCGTTGTTGCTGCTACTGATGGTCCTATGCCACAAACTCGTGAACACATTCTACTTGCACGTCAGGTAAACGTTCCACGCATCGTTGTTTTTCTTAACAAATGCGATATGGTTGACGATCCTGAGATGCTTGAACTTGTTGAAATGGAAGTTCGCGAACTTTTAACTTTTTATAAATTCGATGGCGATAACGCTCCTGTTATTCGTGGTTCTGCACTTGGTGCTCTTAACGGGGAACAAGTATGGGTTGATAAAGTAATGGAGTTGATGGATGCTGTTGATACTTGGATTCCAATTCCTCCTCGTGAAAATGAAAAACCATTCCTAATGCCAGTTGAGGACGTATTCTCAATTACTGGTCGTGGAACAGTTGCTACTGGTAGAATTGAGACTGGCGTTATTTTAACTAGTGAAGAAATTGAAATTGTAGGTTTAGGTGCTGAGAAAAGAAAATCTGTTGTTACTGGCGTTGAAATGTTTCGTAAGATTCTTGATAGAGGTGAAGCTGGTGATAACGTTGGTCTTTTACTTCGTGGTATTGATAAGAATGAAATTAAACGTGGCCAAGTTCTTGCTAAACCAGGTTCAATCACTCCTCATACCAAATTTAAAGCTGAGGTTTACGTTTTGAAAAAAGAAGAAGGTGGACGTCACACTCCTTTCCACAACAACTATCGTCCTCAGTTTTACTTACGTACTCTTGATATTACTGGAGAAATTCAACTTCCAGAAGGTGTTGAAATGGTAATGCCTGGCGATAATGTTACTATTACTGTTAACCTTATTTATTCAGTAGCCCTAAATCAAGGCTTACGTTTCGCTATTCGTGAAGGTGGACGTACTGTTGGAGCAGGTCAGGTTATTCAGATTCTTGAGTAATATTACTTATAAAATAAGATTGATCCCATAAGGGATCAATCTTTGTACACGGGTGTAGCTCAATTTGGCAGAGTAGCGGTCTCCAAAACCGCGGGCTGGGAGTTCGAGTCTCTCCACCCGTGCAAATAATATCCACACATGAAAATAGTAGAATATTTAAACGAAACGTATACTGAACTTGTTCATAAGGTTTCGTGGCCAACGTGGAAAGATCTTCAATCGAGCGCATTAATAGCAATGATTGCTTCCCTATTAATCGCAGTGGTTGTTTTCTCAATGGACATTACCTTTGAGAATTTGATGCAATTCATTTACAGATTGCTTTACTAAATCCTTTAGGAATAAACTACAATGGAAGAGAATGTAAAGAAATGGTATGTTCTTCGAGCCATTGGTGGGAAAGAAAAGAAGGTAAAGGAGTATGTTGAAAACGAAATCAACCGTTTAAAACTAAACGACTTTATTACACAAGTTCTTATTCCTACTGAAAAGGTTTACCAAATTCGAAACGGTAAAAAGATCAGCAAGGAAAGAATATTCTATCCCGGTTATGTTCTGATCGAAGCAAATCTGGTAGGTGAAATACCTCATATTCTTAAAGATATTCCTCATGTTATTGGCTTTTTAGGCGATCCTAAAACGAACGATCCTATCCCATTGCGTACCTCGGAAGTTAATCGTATCCTAGGTAAAGTTGATGAATTAGCTGGTAGTGAGGAAGAACTTAATGTTCCATTCTATGTCGGTGAAACGGTAAAAGTTATTGATGGTCCTTTTAACTCATTTTCCGGAGTAATCGAAGAAGTGAACGAGGAAAAGAAGAAGCTGAAGGTTATGGTGAAAATCTTCGGCAGAAAAACTCCTTTGGAGTTAAGTTTTATGCAAGTAGAAAAGGAATAAAAACTTAAGAGCTAAAGCATTATGGCTAAGGAAGTTACTGGATTTATAAAACTCCAGATCAAGGGTGGTGCGGCTAATCCATCGCCACCTGTAGGTCCCGCTCTCGGCTCAAAAGGGGTGAACATCATGGAGTTCTGCAAACAATTCAATGCAAGAACTCAAACATCAGCTGGAAAAGTATTGCCAGTTGTTATAACCGTGTATGGCGATAAATCATTTGATTTTATTGTTAAAACCCCACCGGTAGCCGTTCAACTGTTAGAAGTATCGAAACAGAAGTCTGGTTCCGCAGAGCCTAATCGTATCAAAATTGCCACTGTTACCTGGGATCAGGTACAGGAAATCGCAAAGGATAAAATGCCCGATCTGAACTGCTTCACTTTGGAGTCAGCGATGAAAATGGTGGCAGGAACTGCCCGCAGTATGGGTATAACTGTAACCGGTAATAATCCGGGTAATTAACCTCTAACCTCTATTGCGCAATGACTAAACTGACTAAGAACAGGAAGCTTGCTCTGTCAAAATTAGAAGCCGATAAGCAGTACCGGCTTGCTGAAGCAGCTACCCTTTTGAAGGATATTACAACTACAAAGTTTGACGCTTCGGTTGACTTAGACATACGTCTTGGTGTTGACCCTCGAAAAGCGAACCAAATGGTACGCGGTGTTGTTACCCTACCTCACGGTACAGGTAAAGTTACACGCGTATTAGTGTTGTGTACCCCTGATAAAGAAGAAGCTGCTCGTCAAGCAGGTGCAGATTATGTTGGACTAGATGATTTTATCGAAAAGATAAAAGGTGGTTGGACAGATGTTGATGTTATCATCACTA
This window encodes:
- the nusG gene encoding transcription termination/antitermination factor NusG, whose amino-acid sequence is MEENVKKWYVLRAIGGKEKKVKEYVENEINRLKLNDFITQVLIPTEKVYQIRNGKKISKERIFYPGYVLIEANLVGEIPHILKDIPHVIGFLGDPKTNDPIPLRTSEVNRILGKVDELAGSEEELNVPFYVGETVKVIDGPFNSFSGVIEEVNEEKKKLKVMVKIFGRKTPLELSFMQVEKE
- the tuf gene encoding elongation factor Tu, encoding MAKEKFDRSKPHVNVGTIGHVDHGKTTLTAAITKILAEKGLSEYRSFDSIDNAPEEKERGITINTAHVEYSTANRHYAHVDCPGHADYVKNMVTGAAQMDGAIIVVAATDGPMPQTREHILLARQVNVPRIVVFLNKCDMVDDPEMLELVEMEVRELLTFYKFDGDNAPVIRGSALGALNGEQVWVDKVMELMDAVDTWIPIPPRENEKPFLMPVEDVFSITGRGTVATGRIETGVILTSEEIEIVGLGAEKRKSVVTGVEMFRKILDRGEAGDNVGLLLRGIDKNEIKRGQVLAKPGSITPHTKFKAEVYVLKKEEGGRHTPFHNNYRPQFYLRTLDITGEIQLPEGVEMVMPGDNVTITVNLIYSVALNQGLRFAIREGGRTVGAGQVIQILE
- the raiA gene encoding ribosome-associated translation inhibitor RaiA, producing MNVKIQSIKFNADKKLIDFINQKVNKLERYFDNIIDADVYLRAENPQEITNKIVEIRLNVPGADLFAHKQCTTFEEAIDECVGALKIQIKKHKEKLKK
- the rplK gene encoding 50S ribosomal protein L11; translated protein: MAKEVTGFIKLQIKGGAANPSPPVGPALGSKGVNIMEFCKQFNARTQTSAGKVLPVVITVYGDKSFDFIVKTPPVAVQLLEVSKQKSGSAEPNRIKIATVTWDQVQEIAKDKMPDLNCFTLESAMKMVAGTARSMGITVTGNNPGN
- the secE gene encoding preprotein translocase subunit SecE, which translates into the protein MKIVEYLNETYTELVHKVSWPTWKDLQSSALIAMIASLLIAVVVFSMDITFENLMQFIYRLLY